The following proteins come from a genomic window of Carcharodon carcharias isolate sCarCar2 chromosome 10, sCarCar2.pri, whole genome shotgun sequence:
- the tekt1 gene encoding tektin-1 — protein MAKLVQTRTKFLPQEWHLSNKSRYNNAEVQRSRSERLVLESERLVDQIENSTRKTQRDVNKKLDQRIEEITYWEKELNTKLEELSDETELLQGQKTRLEKALDSYYALLCIAQQCLLNRAKRVGIDLVHDEVERELLKEVEVIQGIMALLKRTIDQTEEQLRLNRSAKFYLEKDLKDKSIALKVDKFTANLTNNSPNIDYSPNVVRIEGNSVTSQEWQDFTNTNIVNADKQKNNSTTMRSLIDGILSQTTDDMQKQVEAVNRAFKFRIQETRDAKCKLEKHLNKVLDEISSQEKNIDLLKKAIMDEEGPMMVAQTRLDTRTKRPNVELVRDSAQYRLISEVKEITDNVNRLRETLAQAEAELRGLRRNQLALEEEIEVKTNSLYIDDVQCMNLRNSISINHF, from the exons ATGGCCAAACTGGTCCAGACACGAACCAAGTTCCTGCCCCAAGAATGGCACTTGTCAAACAAAAGCCGCTataacaatgcagaggttcagcgCTCACGATCGGAGCGCCTGGTCTTGGAGAGCGAGAGGCTGGTGGACCAGATCGAGAACTCCACGAGGAAAACTCAGCGAGATGTCAACAAAAAGCTCG aTCAGAGGATTGAGGAGATCACTTACTGGGAGAAAGAGCTCAACACCAAACTCGAAGAGCTCTCAGATGAGACAGAACTCCTACAGGGACAAAAGACACGTCTAGAAAAGGCTCTGGACAGTTACTATGCTCTTCTCTGCATTGCTCAGCAGTGTCTTCTCAATCG AGCGAAGCGAGTTGGGATCGATCTGGTGCATGATGAGGTGGAGAGGGAACTGCTGAAGGAAGTTGAGGTTATCCAGGGTATCATGGCTTTGCTGAAACGCACCATTGATCAAACAGAGGAGCAGCTCAG GTTAAATCGTTCCGCTAAGTTTTACTTGGAGAAGGATCTGAAAGACAAGTCCATTGCTCtgaaagtggacaaattcacTGCCAATCTGACCAACAACTCTCCAAACATTGACTACTCGCCTAATGTGGTCAGGATCGAGGGCAA CTCGGTCACCTCTCAGGAGTGGCAAGATTTCACCAACACAAATATCGTGAATGCTGACAAACAGAAAAATAACTCAACTACAATGCGCTCCCTGATTGATGGCATCTTATCACAAACAACAGACGATATGCAGAAACAAGTGGAGGCCGTGAATCGTGCCTTTAAATTCCGCATTCAAGAAACAAGAGATGCAAAATGCAAACTGGAAAAGCATCTCAATAAG GTGCTGGATGAGATTTCATCTCAGGAAAAGAACATTGACCTGCTGAAAAAGGCTATCATGGATGAGGAAGGACCCATGATGGTGGCTCAGACACGCCTGGACACACGGACTAAACGGCCGAATGTGGAGCTAGTCCGAGACTCAGCACAGTATCGGCTGATCAGTGAGGTGAAAGAGATCACGGATAATGTGAACAG GCTACGAGAGACTCTGGCACAGGCTGAGGCCGAACTGAGGGGCCTGAGACGGAATCAGTTGGCTTTAGAGGAGGAGATTGAAGTCAAGACTAACAGCTTGTACATCGATGATGTTCAGTGTATGAATCTGAGGAACTCCATTTCCATCAATCACTTCTAG